In Gigantopelta aegis isolate Gae_Host chromosome 2, Gae_host_genome, whole genome shotgun sequence, the sequence tgttaaatgtttgtaaattaaataaacttagtgttcatttgttacgggttgaaattagggtctagttgaaacatatgccttagtgtttaaaaactagggtctgtccctttaagtcgaTGGTTGATATAAATTCAAGCAATGAATCATATTTCTACTCACCATTGTGCTTTGTCAGCGATCAAGCAAAGCAATATGGAGAGGACCTCCGTCCACACACTTGACCAACCCTTGTGGTGGAAATCAATTGAGATACACGATGACGAACCCAATAATAGTATTCTTAATATTGATGATTGTCTTTGAAGTTGGTTGAGATATGTTTTATGTGAAATATAGGTAATATGATACATGGCTGAATTCTTGAACAGCGAAGACAAAGACTCGATTCTTCTTGTATGTTACTACTCCAACATAAAGAGTTATATAGAGAATTATGAGAATAATACAGGAGTGGccgctagataccatttatttcacgagttgttttaaaatgtatctatcgagcgaaagcgagtttggtacgtttttaaacaacggattgtgagataaatggtatctaacggacacgaatgtattattctatcctaacaggttttaagcaaattttaacatcttttttgactaagttatttacagccgttgcacttgtagctaacttacgcgtcacagacacatgattgtcaggttaactatacgtcacagacacatgattgtcaggttaactatacgtcacagacacattgccaggttaactatacgtcacagacacatgattgtcaggttaactatacgtcacagtgtaaatCTATTTACACCGTATTGTTTTGCATTGGATGCATATCACTGTGACCCGGTcttcacctaggagcagccattCGTATgtgttgaaattgttaacacacgtacgtgtgtaaacccATGTATTATCAACaataacgcatgatgttctcaccaacgagtgtgtaagaaaataatatatataagggTTGAGGTAAAACGTAATACAGCAGGTGTGGTAAAAGAAGTGAAACATAAATCAAACAAAGGACGAATTTGATGGCACAGTGtgtaggaatattttatatatccatGCTATGTTACGATATGACACAATTTCCAGGATGCACGTCATTGGAAAAGGTTTGTCCCCTAAGGAATTACAAACAGATGCAATGTTTCAAAGACATGACAAAGTCTTTGATTGTGTTTGCCTGACACTGCCATTCTATTTTCTGGGGACAATACCAtatgcatgtgtgcgtgtgtgtgtgtgtgtgtgtctgtatctatctatctatctatctatctatataatatatatatatatatatatatatatatatatatatatatatatatatatatatatatatatatatatatatatatatatatgtatgtatgtatatatatatatatatatatatctttgatTGTCAATTCTGTAACAGACGACATTGGTGAAGCAGGGTATAATGTTTCACTTAGTTTGTATGGTGGAATTTCTAGACAATAAGAATGAGTAAATTGGCTCAAaaagtgggctatttctcttttctaCCAATGTTAccatctggtgtaacaaaggtcgtggaatgaactatcctgtatgtgggatacaatatcccttgttgcgaattaatcgaaacgagtagctcgtggagtggcgacagcgggttctcTCTAATAACTGTCTGTGGTCCATGACTAAATACCCGGCGCTATAAACCGTGAttttgagcgcgtcgttaaataaaagtcTCGAACAAGAGAATCTGTTAATATTCAGTTGCCAACCTGACagacacatatttattaaaatgtttgatacTAATAGCATGGTGCAAGTCTTCAACAAGTGGCTCTGTTAATATTCAGTTGCCAACCTgacatacacacatttattgTAATGTTTGATACTAATAGAATGGTGCAAGTCCTGAACCGAtttttagttaaagtttgttttgtttaacgacaccactagaacacattgaattattaatcatcggctattgaatgtcaagcaTTCGgtcattatgacatatagtctcagagaggaaagccgctgtattttctatcagtagcaagggatcttttacatgcaccatatcacaaacaggacagcgcgtaccacggcctttaatataccaatcgtggtgcactggccggaacgagaaatagctcaatggttccaccgacgcGAATCAAtcacaaaccgaccgtgcatcaagcgagcactttaaccactgtgctacgtcccgcccatggACCAACAAAGATGTGAAGAAAAATATGTTGCCACTTTCATATAGCAGTAATTGGCAATTTAGAAGAggttagtagtaataataataataaaatgtcgaCCATTTCGCCACAGAGTAAAGTTTTCTTTGAATTGGAGAGTATAAGCGTACAGGACGGGTTAGTGGCGTGGAGATAGGGGCAGTTGaaacaaatcctcaaattcgtgCAAACAACAATAGAGACATTCGGGTAAAATGAGATGGCCTGAAATCTTTTCACCCTGGTCTTTTTTCCGTCATTTTAGCCACAATGTTAGTTATGGTCCATGTTCAAatatgtagtgattcgtttacaacctTTCATAGATGTTTGGCTGTAatttaatgctaatatgaataaatgttgtcattcatatttgggttttttttctttaattcgaacaaaatgttcctgcccctccccctccctcctgCCCCtacaaatgggagcccgtacgcctatgaattGGAGAGTCGTCTAAATGTGTATTTGTCTCATCTTTTTTAATTTTCGTTTTTGTTAACTTAACAAATGTTCTGCTGTCATCGAGTATGACATCTGTATCATATGCATACTGTGCAATAAGATATTCTTTATCGTATATTGaaataactttaattttataaacaaaattgtatttttataatttcagcACTGAGAAGGAATACACAGGACAATAATGGATTTCCTTGCCAGCAATCGTGGCTTACAGAACAAGATGCCGACACATTTCCTTTAACTATATAACACCAGCTTTAATATCATTacaaaacacagacacacaatgTTTAATACCTCCTCCAGTATCAAacagttttaatacatttgtgtaaGTCAGGTTGGCAATTGAAGATTCACAAatgaatttaataaataaataaataaataatcaccatcaccatcaacaacaaacaaacctcCATCAGGTAAACATGTTTcagacaacaataacaacaaataaacaaaagaaacgacATAACAGCGATTTAGACATCAACaataacaagcaaacaaacaaacaacgtgaAAGTGTTTTAgagaacacaaataaataaaaacaaacaaacaaacaaacaaataaaccaagTAAACGTGTTTTAGACAACAcagataacaacaaacaaaccagctgatatacttttaatacaaatttaattacaCTTTCATCTTCTTGTTTCCTGATTTTGTTTCTGAATCCAAATCTTTTGGAGAGAAGCAAGTACCTTTATGCCACCAAGAATAAACATCCTCGTAAAGATTGGCGTACCTTGTAGCATTGAACAACTTTTGGCACAGTTCACAAACACCAATCCTAGTTCTTTTCGAATAGTAATGATTCTTCCACTGGAAATATTCTACATAAGCCGTGTGATTTTTGTCCAGGTAGAGAAGATATTCAGCAAGGTGCTTGGGACTCTTGAAATCCGCTGTATTGATGAACGAATTGGGAGGTAAAAATTTACTGTAATTCGCACCTCCTCTTACCACGGGCACAATGTCTGCCCCCATGTAAAGAAAGGCCTTTTCCGTAATGTAGTCATGACACAAACTGTTTTCAAATGATAGATAGAATTTGTATTCCCGTGACAGCATCTTTTTACAGCCGTCATCACTATTTCTAACACCACATTTTGTATCGCCACAATCCCCGTAAACGTTCACCACCATCGTCTTCTTCATCTCCTGGACGTATCGCTCGCGTTGGCTTGGCGTCCTGCAGTTGCTCACAAACCACGCTGCCAGTTTCGTTTTGTTTCTCGCTAATCCTAAAAAATCAAACTGTCTtggtttttctcttttatatATACGTCCATACGGATACCTGATGTCAGAGTCTGATCTGTACGTCATGGTCCAATTGATCTTGTTTCTCCATTCTGGCTTGTTAAAGTTAGAGTCCGCACTGTAGTGTGGACActcttttataaaataaatccacACTTGGCCTGAAGTCTTTCTGGGTGGAACCGCTTCTTTATGACCCACTGCGTAGAATATAACGGCATCAAAAGCGCTCAGGTTGTTGCCAGAGGTTACGATGGAGCAATTGGCTGAACATGATTCAAGTTGTTTTACCGCCATCGGGTACCAAGGCCACGATGGGTTGTTTTTCAGTAAAATTAGTTTTCTGACTCTTGGTCCTTTGTTCAAAGGTGGCCGTTTGAATAGACTTTTGTCAGTATAGTTAACAGTGACTAGGAAAGATTCTGATTTTGTGGCTAAAATATTGTTGGACCGTTGCCAGGTGGTTTGGACAAATCCTTGCATTACATTTGATATATTTACCGTCGAGGACATCCACCAAACGGACGATACGAAGCCGAGACAAATTATAATCACAAGAGTTTGCTTGGACCTGCTTTCTTGACAGAagctgaaaaaaagaaagaaagaaaaatacttttagAAAAGACTattcatatgtatgtatgtatgtattgatgtatgaatatctatatattgtatgtatgtcgaggttgactgttacatacatagatattaaagcACTGGCGcgggggataattaaatcctttctgacctcacaacttgtctcatgccgttgctgggactcgaacctgtggcaccgattcgcccgcaaattgcaagactaacaacgatacgctctgagctatcgaagcttccataaaaaggaagttctttaactcaaccatatgcatggggcctacaatctacgcggtcgatcccgcttacgtgcatgaaacagtgggtagacctggcactggctattatgtattgatgtatgaatatctatatattatatgtatgtcgaggttgactgttacatacatagatattaacgcattggcgcaggggataattaaatcctttctggcctcacaaattgtcccatgccgttgctgggactcgaacctatgacacctgtctgtctgtctgtctgtctgtctgtctgtctctctctgtctctctctctctctctctctctctctctctctctctctctctctctctctgcctgtgtgcgtgtctctgtatgtgtgtgtatatatgtacgcACGTACGtacatgtgtgcgtgcgtgtagtATCTTCAACAAATAACGTGAATTCCTAAAACGTTACTGTAATCCCTAAAACGTAATAGTAAATATCcattaaaatgaaacaatttaagTGTTCTTCTAcccaaataaatatatgaaatatgttcGAGAACCGTTATGCTACTATTCTAGATGCGACTATGGGCTTGTATATCTATTGATTCAGTACTATTTTAGAGCGAAATAAGCTTTCATTTACCAAATTAAACATAATtgtaacatgtatttaataaacatttgtaCGAAATAAACACTATGGCTACTAAAATTATGCTTCATTGATCAGTTTTACACAATGTCATTATTTTACTTTCCGCGTCAAACAGTGACAAACACTGGTGTGGTCTGGGCTTGGCCTATCTCTGACTTTGTCGCATGGCCTAAAGTTAGttaaaagttcgttttgtttctaatgcagcaagggatcttttatatgcaccatcccatagacaggataacacataccacggtctttgacataccagtcgtggtgcactgtctggaaggAGTCTTAGAGGAGagtcgctacatttttccatcagtagcaagggatcttttatatgcaccatcccatagacaggatatctcataccacggcctttcatatagttatatatttgttcactagctggaacgagaaatagtccaatgagcccaccggcggggatcgatcctagaccgaccacgcatcaagcgaacgctttaccactgggctaggttcCGCCCCATCTCTCATGACCAATCTCTGACCGtgttgctgggggggggggggggggggttaagcgCCAGATCGATGCTTAAAGGACACAGACAATGTATGTTTGAAGCTGTCGATATAACAGACGTTGAAATTCAGAAATTTTGCAACGGCAGTTAATATTGGGACAAAAATAGATACCTGGTAATGACCAAAAACTATAGTGCATTTCCAATGCCATTTTTCGTCCAAATTTAAATTCAacttttattactttattgTTGCCATTTTGTTCATGAAACACGATTTATTAGAACGAtatattggagaaaaaaaaaaagaattaaaatagCCGAAGATATTCATATCCAATTGTGGAAGACGTCCGCCTGTCACCCTCCTCACCCCCACCTCCATTATATTGATATAAGTATAAAGAGGGAACCTAGCCCACTCTAACCCAAAGGTAACCCTAAACCACCCCCATTATATTGATATAAGTATAAAGAGGGAACCTAGCTCACTCTAACCCAAAGGTAACCCTAACCCACCCCCATTATATTGATATAAGTATAAAGAGGGAACCTAGCTCACTCTAACCCAAAGGTAACCCTAACCCACCCCCATTATATTGATATAAGTATAAAGAGGGAACCTAGCCCACTCTAACCCAAAGGTAACCCTAACCCACCCCCATTATATTGATATAAGTATAAAGAGGGAACCTAGCCCACTCTAACCCAAAGGTAACCCTAACCCACCCCCATTATATTGATATAAGTATAAAGAGGGAACCTAGCCCACTCTAACCCAAAGGTAACCCTAACCCACCCCCATTATATTGATATAAGTATAAAGAGGGAACCTAGCCTACTCTAACCCAAaggtaaccctaaccctaaaagtaaccctacatatatgtatatataactcTAGTCCTAaccaaaatgtgtgtgtgtggggggggggggggggggacgattGGATATTTTACCACAATACTCAGGGTGATAATGCTGGAAGTTGTACAGTATCGTATTTGGAATCTTTAAATGACGAACAcagttaaggtttgttttgttaaacgacaccaccagagcacgtcgatttattaatcataggctattgggtgtcaaacatttggtaattttgacatatagtcttaaacggacattcctgagtttgatgcattgaTAGAGGTTtccgactaatgaaatattttctacgattaaacttacatattaaaaatattttcttgtttagaatatcagtgtctgtatattcagtgtgtttctggtcctcttaatatttgtaagaagcccaaactgaataatttcgtacgtacgaaaaaaagctattttttttaaataaaatgaaatttaacctagtacaaatattagaacgatcagaaacacgtttaatatacagccactaatattttatacaggaaaatgtatttgatatgcaattacaatcgttaaaacgtatttgttaaaaagtgcagcaaactcaggaatgtccctttaaagcggAAACCCCGCtccatttttcaattagtagcaagggtattttgtatgcaccatcccacagaaagtataccacataccacggcctttgatataccattcgtggtgcactggctggaacgagaatagcccaatgggccaccaacggggatcgatcccagatcgacagcgcatcagacgagcgctttaccactaaatTACGGGAACCATGGCGAACAAAGACCGTCCGATGACTAACTTATTGCAACCTGTGAATTAGGAAACATGTCACAGATGGTACAAAATTCTAAAGAACAAGAAGCACATACAATGTCGACAAATGTATGCCGTTTCCGAGAGCCTGTCGTTTCCGAGATAACGAACTGTACGAGATACAGAACGAAACGTAAGttacaaattaatgtttatttgtgtgaaggaaggaaatgttttatttaacgacgcactcaacacattttatttacggttatatggagtcggacatatggttgaggatcacacacagacattgagagaagaaacccgctgtcgccacttcatgggctactcttttcgattagcagcaagggatcttttatatgcaccatcccacagacaggaaagtacataccacggcctttgttacatcagttgtggagcactggctagaacgagaaatagcccaatgggtccaccgacgagaagcgatcctagatcgatcacgctgtaccactgagctacttcccGCCCCGTTTATTTGTATGATTTGGTTGTGGAAATGTTcctacagtgaaaataaatcataataaaGCGGATGAAATGTCTGATAGGTAATTCTGGTCGTAACAACCTGTTGCTGGAAACTCAGTGGTGATGGTAATGTGATCTCTAGGAGAAATGGGTTGGCGGTATTGTGTAGGGTGTTTCAGTATATGTGATCAAATTGAGTAAATAATCAAAATAGGCCGCcatctttcttttaaataagTCCTGTAACTACTGCCACCCATATCTCACAATCCAGGgttgcgttcagccagaccgagcagaaaaacgtccgctagactggtttatgcgcttcacgttaaaccaaaggGCCACGtcggaaaccaatcaaatagttcgcgatcGTTAGCGAAACGTATGGCAGGTATGAAGTTTACATCCAATTTCACCTAtttcgtcttctttttttcgcTATTAGATGACAAACAATGTCGACAAATGTATGTCGTTTCTGACAGCCTGTACAGGATAACGAACTGTACGAGACCgtgcatttattttcattagtagaaagggatctttttcttttctttttttaacatggattacaactaatattgagggtagaatgatggaaatatatggtaaaaaggtatcaggttagcacattttgtccgaatatctgtataatgttcgcccgaatttgaggttttgctccagatCTAGGATACAGTGCCCCCACTCCCCGTCcacctgtctcgtacgcttaagccagtcgtggtgccctgactggaacgagaaatagcccaatggacccaatACACTGATGGAGTAGGGGTGACCTAAGCCCACCTTTAGTTTTCtaaagaaggaagaaagaaaaaaaaaagaaaaacccaccCCGTCATGCTACAGTTGACTGTGACCCTGCTTTGTATATAAAGACGCTCAATTCGGGTCAGTAGATAAAAGATGAGAATATATAAGTTACGTTCTGACACGTTCTGTCAACATGAACGTAAGGGCTGTTCCACAACTGTGAGAGGAGGGTGGCTGAGCCGCTACAGAAgagtttgtttgatttaacgacatcactataacacactgattgattaatcatcgactgttggataCATTGTGATTCTGACATAGTCGTAGAGagcaggacccatattcacaaaaaggtgtaaatgtACGTCTACGAccagcacttacgtctgccgtagatttacgtttacgtgcaagaagcaccttattctcaaagatggtcgtaaatgtaaacgtaacttagttggacgtaaatctacgatttaacattctcactggagtaattaataaaaacacattagaaacgatggctaccgggtaaataacaaatgcgcaataCTCATcattgtttgtcgtctgctaacaataacattgcgaacagtgaaccatggcattttggtattggtggggatccgcgttttggtacgaacttgaggacatttcttaaaaaggaaaagataactcaggagaaattggccgagtcaaaaacatccgttcgatcacgaacaaaaatatgttcaatccgtgggcgttcgccatcgcaaattgcttcatttattggaaatactgctagtttccgtaaataatagtaaataacggcgatcgtgcttgatttattatattactcttcaaaaaaagaaacgcaaaagggtacaaatgggttataactccgggTTATAactcctaccggttcatgctttgtgaatataaggtcattgcatgtcccaaacacattcccacggttacattcgataaaacgcagctactgtacaataaagttccaaaatgtgaatattcgcaaaaacgcagccacgtgcaaaccatgtcaccactgcacgtgcgttgtctgcacgtgcaacatgaacaccgacagtataaaagtgcagggtgttcgcttgcctggcctctgtatctggccgacagttgacaatccaggacatgccacgtctcagtgaaccgcagagaaacaatgccatcggccgactagacgcaggcgaatccagaacggccgttgccatggcattccatgtgtccccaagcaccatctccagactgtgggaccgttaccagcaacatggatcaacacgtgacctccctagatccggtcgaccacgggtcactacccccgggcaggaccgctacatccgggtacgccaccttcgggaacgattgactactgccacctccacagccgcagcaataccaggtttgcgcaggatatccgaccagaccgtacggaaccgcctacgtgaggtaggaattcgtgctaGACGTCCaattcgaggtgtcatcttaacaccacaacaccgtcgactccgactgcagtggtgccagattcatcgacaatggcctcaactgcgatggagacaggtgtggttcagtgacgagtcccgatttctgctccgacgtcatgatggaagatgtcgcgtgtataggcgtcgtggtgaacgttatgcggcaaactgcgtgcaggaagtggacagattcggcgggggtagtgtcatggtgtgggcagccatctcacacactggcagaactgacctggtccacgtgcagggcaacctgaatgcacagggctacattgaccagaacttccggccacacatcgttccagttatggccaacgccaacgcagtgttccaacatgacaacgccaggcctcacacagcacgtctcacaacggctttcctacagaacaacaacattaatgtccttccttggccatcgatatcaccggatttgaacccaattgagcatctatgggacgagttggaccgacgcctccgacagcgacaaccacagccccagaccctgcccgagctggcagcagccttgcaggccgagtgggccaccatcccccgggacgtcatccgtactctggttgcttcaatgggcaggcggtgccaggcagttgtcaacacacgcggaggccacacccggtattgactccagatgaccttgaccttggtggtgtgtcctatcacttactcacaatggactagagtgaattgtgaacaatcctgcaacatttggtaattatcggactcatcattcaataattaaatcaattctccaaatgttacgacaatgtggttttgcgtttcttcttttgaagagtatatgtacacaacttacgtgcagcgttagttgcaacctgaggcactcttatatttacgtccaactttaaacgtaacttacgttttcgttgttttgtgaatagctcttcagtcgtagatttacgtttacgtgtaaaactaggcttacgatattttgtgaatatgggtcctgaccCGCtgcatgtttctattagtagcaagagatatttcaTACACACCATCTCACAGCTAGGgcagaacataccacggtctttcatGTTTTGAATTTTCCAtagtttgatatccagtagccgaagtatttttcgtgctggggtgtcattaaacattcattcattcattcattgatgccacggtctttgatataccagtcgtggtgcactggctggtgatgatgataactagtttaacgtgcccatataccactagggtttcgaacacgcccatcccgagtccgacctccgataagatcggtggcctgactcgggatggaggggggtggggggggggggtctgtggtgaaaatgggcagaattttgaaaatatcaattagtaaaaaagttaatagaataaataaaaaaataaaaaggttacaagccaaaaataaaaaagaattgactgcttggccgaatatttatataatttggagcattttagaaggacagtccaaaattaaataagagaaagaagagaggatcggactatttaataatatttaaaaataaagaagtaattttgacataaaattttgaacgcagatctaaaagtttaaagtccgatcgatatgtccacgcgagtggcctcgttacg encodes:
- the LOC121381053 gene encoding alpha-(1,3)-fucosyltransferase C-like, whose product is MWIDVPNFCQESRSKQTLVIIICLGFVSSVWWMSSTVNISNVMQGFVQTTWQRSNNILATKSESFLVTVNYTDKSLFKRPPLNKGPRVRKLILLKNNPSWPWYPMAVKQLESCSANCSIVTSGNNLSAFDAVIFYAVGHKEAVPPRKTSGQVWIYFIKECPHYSADSNFNKPEWRNKINWTMTYRSDSDIRYPYGRIYKREKPRQFDFLGLARNKTKLAAWFVSNCRTPSQRERYVQEMKKTMVVNVYGDCGDTKCGVRNSDDGCKKMLSREYKFYLSFENSLCHDYITEKAFLYMGADIVPVVRGGANYSKFLPPNSFINTADFKSPKHLAEYLLYLDKNHTAYVEYFQWKNHYYSKRTRIGVCELCQKLFNATRYANLYEDVYSWWHKGTCFSPKDLDSETKSGNKKMKV